A genomic segment from Brevinematia bacterium encodes:
- a CDS encoding ATP-binding protein encodes MKEDSLSQIIKHTIEKIGKIPQTTLVKLLEELWEERERFLTILNFSLRRAVFVVSSLKEIIFFNDFCIKLGILEGTEGNWIFEENFGEHISRTLENMIKEKISFYSVSVKLNSKWDLGESVLKERTLKIECSTKNFEVFYFVVSDITEETIANLDKIQEESLTSLSNVASSIAHEIKNPLSAMYLHAKVLRKILEKKTFNREYALREIDVILSEIDRLNNVVNEMMFSLRPYKFAEKYENINSIVNEVVEFFLPEFRERGIIIEVMLDEFLPMVLCDKNLIKQALVNLIKNSIEAVKDGEGVIEIRTYFISKFDGDFVVIEIKDNGYGIPEEVKQRIFEPFFTTKESGLGIGLSIVYKIIKLHKGNIDFSSRRGETVFRVSLPVAMRTKELRYDRR; translated from the coding sequence ATGAAAGAAGACTCTCTGTCTCAAATAATAAAGCATACAATTGAAAAAATAGGAAAAATCCCCCAGACTACCCTAGTCAAACTCCTTGAAGAACTCTGGGAAGAGAGAGAAAGGTTCCTGACTATTCTCAACTTTTCCCTAAGAAGAGCAGTCTTCGTGGTAAGTTCTCTAAAGGAGATAATCTTTTTCAATGACTTTTGTATAAAGCTTGGTATTTTAGAAGGCACAGAAGGAAACTGGATTTTTGAAGAAAACTTTGGAGAACACATCAGCAGAACTCTAGAGAACATGATCAAAGAGAAAATCAGTTTCTACTCTGTAAGCGTAAAACTAAACTCCAAGTGGGATCTTGGAGAAAGTGTCTTGAAGGAAAGAACCCTTAAGATAGAATGCTCTACAAAAAACTTTGAAGTTTTTTACTTTGTCGTAAGTGACATAACTGAAGAAACTATAGCAAACCTTGACAAGATTCAGGAAGAATCTCTGACCTCACTTTCTAATGTTGCATCAAGCATAGCACATGAAATAAAAAACCCTCTCTCTGCAATGTATCTTCATGCTAAAGTGCTTAGAAAAATTCTTGAAAAGAAAACATTTAACAGAGAATATGCACTGAGGGAGATAGATGTAATCCTTTCGGAGATAGATAGACTTAACAATGTAGTAAACGAGATGATGTTCTCTCTTAGACCCTATAAATTTGCGGAGAAATATGAAAACATAAACTCAATAGTAAACGAAGTGGTTGAGTTCTTTTTGCCCGAGTTTAGAGAAAGAGGGATAATTATAGAAGTAATGCTAGACGAATTCCTTCCAATGGTTTTGTGTGACAAGAACCTTATAAAGCAAGCACTAGTTAACCTCATTAAGAACTCAATAGAGGCTGTGAAGGACGGAGAGGGGGTTATAGAGATAAGGACCTATTTTATCAGCAAATTTGACGGGGATTTTGTTGTCATTGAGATAAAAGACAACGGTTATGGAATACCAGAAGAGGTAAAACAAAGAATATTTGAGCCTTTTTTCACAACAAAAGAGAGTGGTCTGGGTATCGGATTAAGTATAGTATACAAGATCATAAAGCTTCATAAAGGCAATATTGACTTCTCATCTAGACGTGGTGAGACTGTCTTTAGAGTTTCTTTACCAGTTGCCATGAGAACCAAAGAGCTAAGGTACGACAGAAGGTAA
- the purQ gene encoding phosphoribosylformylglycinamidine synthase I: MIRNTVGVIVFPGANCDADTLYALSNILGVKARYVWHSETDLSDLRAVVLPGGFSYGDYLRAGGLARFSPVMREVKNLAEKGYPVLGICNGFQILVEAGLLPGAFLKNKTLRFVCKFQHIKVVNNRSIFTRKYKNGQILTMPIAHGEGNYYLTDDQLKEALDNEQILFQYCDKFGIVNEESNPNGSTYSIAGILNKTKNVLGMMPHPERASEISLGSVDGKAILEGLIS, encoded by the coding sequence ATGATAAGAAATACCGTGGGGGTTATAGTTTTTCCTGGGGCAAACTGTGATGCTGATACTCTATACGCTCTAAGCAATATTTTGGGAGTAAAGGCAAGGTATGTATGGCATTCCGAGACTGATCTATCTGATTTAAGAGCAGTAGTGCTTCCTGGCGGATTCTCTTACGGAGACTACCTTAGGGCAGGAGGACTTGCCAGATTCTCTCCGGTAATGAGAGAGGTAAAAAACCTTGCGGAAAAAGGATACCCTGTTCTAGGAATATGCAACGGCTTTCAGATATTAGTTGAAGCTGGACTTTTACCCGGAGCTTTTCTAAAAAACAAAACCCTGAGGTTTGTATGCAAGTTTCAGCACATAAAGGTGGTAAACAATAGAAGCATCTTTACGAGAAAGTATAAAAACGGTCAGATACTCACCATGCCTATAGCTCACGGGGAAGGGAATTACTATCTTACGGATGATCAGCTTAAAGAAGCCCTAGATAACGAACAGATCCTATTTCAATACTGTGACAAATTTGGCATAGTAAATGAGGAGAGTAACCCAAATGGTTCAACCTACAGTATAGCAGGAATCCTAAACAAAACAAAGAACGTTCTAGGTATGATGCCACACCCAGAAAGAGCTTCCGAAATCTCCCTAGGGTCAGTGGATGGCAAAGCAATACTTGAAGGGCTGATTTCTTAG
- a CDS encoding tyrosine-type recombinase/integrase, translating into MYELLDSFLEYLRLNRSYSELTIESYSRDIGYFLEFIESKGISLEEVNPKVMREFSLYINSTRKLKPSSLRRLLSSVRSFSRFLYKNGLVSKNFGKYIVYPKLPSELPKFLDEDEVLSLLSNLEDSVYKSFEVERRVKAIRDIAVVFCLYLTGLRVSEVTNLTLSDVNFTSDVIIVKGKGGKRRLVPMHPVLKEKLKLYLSIRDEIKVKKTELFFVGNSRNGGLSIRQIRNLVYKYTSLVGEKLGPHGLRHTFATHLLNDGNDIRVIQEILGHSSIATTQRYVHTSLKRLKEVYTNAHPHA; encoded by the coding sequence ATGTATGAGCTTTTAGACAGCTTTTTGGAATACCTTAGGCTCAATAGAAGCTACTCTGAGCTTACTATTGAAAGTTATTCTAGAGACATTGGGTATTTCCTTGAGTTTATTGAAAGTAAGGGAATTTCGTTGGAGGAGGTCAATCCTAAAGTTATGAGGGAGTTTTCTCTTTACATAAACTCTACAAGGAAGCTTAAACCAAGTTCTCTAAGAAGGCTTTTATCTTCGGTAAGATCCTTCTCAAGGTTTTTGTACAAAAATGGGCTCGTCTCAAAGAACTTTGGAAAATATATAGTGTATCCTAAACTGCCGTCCGAACTACCAAAGTTTCTAGATGAAGATGAGGTATTATCTCTTCTTAGTAATCTTGAGGACAGTGTTTATAAAAGCTTTGAGGTAGAAAGGAGAGTTAAGGCTATCCGTGATATTGCAGTAGTATTTTGTCTTTATCTTACGGGACTTAGGGTTTCAGAGGTTACCAATCTTACTCTTAGTGATGTCAACTTTACAAGCGATGTGATTATTGTTAAGGGCAAGGGTGGAAAAAGAAGATTAGTGCCGATGCATCCTGTTCTCAAGGAAAAGCTAAAATTGTATCTTTCTATAAGGGATGAGATTAAGGTTAAGAAAACGGAGCTGTTTTTTGTTGGTAATTCCAGAAATGGAGGTTTGAGCATTAGACAGATAAGGAATTTGGTTTATAAGTATACGTCGCTAGTTGGTGAAAAGTTAGGACCTCATGGGTTAAGGCATACTTTTGCTACACATTTGCTTAACGATGGAAACGACATAAGAGTGATACAAGAGATACTAGGACATTCGTCAATAGCCACCACCCAGAGATATGTTCACACTTCTCTTAAGAGACTGAAAGAGGTCTACACTAATGCTCACCCGCACGCCTGA
- a CDS encoding N-acetyltransferase: MVEVRVCKNPNEFIKVAFYVQGNNPNWTPPLIMDIRKKLDRRRSSFLKHNEAEFFIAYKNGKPVGRISAIKNNIHNERYKKKDGFFGFFESIDDQEVANALFDKAIEWLKSKGLDTVYGPANYSTNDEWGLLVEGFDSPSFVMMPYNPEYYKHLIENYGFKKAKDLYAWYYDPTLPIDEKLLNLAEKILKRGNFRVRYANLKDIHNEVERIVEIYHDSWSENYMFIPVTEEEKKEIGEFLGSIAYPDMVVIIENDKGEAVAFSVAVHNLNEVLIKYRTSNLFLLNIQQMLALAYRLYIKPKNKFETGRLLLAGVKKDYRRLGLDLILYIQTYQNATKRGYKYGELSWTLEDNRLINEGIEKMGGRIHKIYRVYSKEI; encoded by the coding sequence ATGGTAGAGGTAAGAGTTTGCAAAAACCCCAATGAGTTTATAAAGGTTGCTTTCTATGTTCAAGGTAATAATCCTAATTGGACTCCTCCACTGATCATGGATATAAGAAAAAAGCTTGACAGAAGAAGGTCATCTTTTCTTAAGCACAACGAAGCAGAATTTTTTATAGCCTATAAGAACGGTAAACCTGTTGGCAGGATCTCAGCTATAAAAAACAACATTCACAATGAAAGATACAAAAAGAAAGATGGCTTTTTTGGCTTTTTCGAGAGTATAGATGATCAAGAAGTTGCAAACGCTCTTTTTGACAAAGCTATTGAGTGGTTAAAAAGCAAAGGACTAGACACAGTATATGGTCCCGCAAATTACTCAACGAATGATGAGTGGGGACTACTGGTTGAAGGATTTGATAGCCCTTCGTTTGTAATGATGCCTTACAATCCCGAATACTACAAGCACCTTATTGAGAATTATGGCTTCAAGAAAGCTAAGGACCTTTATGCATGGTATTACGACCCTACTTTGCCGATAGATGAAAAACTTCTAAACCTAGCAGAAAAAATCCTAAAAAGGGGCAATTTCAGAGTAAGATACGCAAACTTAAAAGACATTCATAATGAAGTAGAGAGGATAGTGGAGATATACCATGATAGTTGGTCTGAGAATTATATGTTCATTCCCGTTACTGAGGAAGAGAAGAAGGAGATAGGCGAGTTTCTTGGCTCAATAGCATATCCAGACATGGTGGTGATAATTGAGAATGACAAAGGTGAGGCTGTAGCATTTTCTGTAGCAGTGCATAACCTAAACGAAGTGTTAATAAAATATAGAACCTCAAATCTCTTCTTGCTCAATATTCAGCAGATGCTAGCTTTGGCATATAGGCTCTACATTAAACCCAAAAACAAGTTTGAAACAGGTAGATTACTGTTAGCAGGCGTTAAAAAGGATTACAGAAGATTAGGACTGGACCTAATACTCTATATCCAGACATACCAAAACGCAACCAAAAGAGGATACAAGTATGGAGAGCTATCTTGGACTCTGGAGGATAACAGACTCATCAACGAAGGAATTGAAAAAATGGGAGGAAGGATCCACAAAATATACAGAGTATATTCTAAGGAGATCTAA
- a CDS encoding sigma-70 family RNA polymerase sigma factor, which produces MENEAELIYRIVCGDENAFAELYNKYSKSLISFVYKYTRDVDMSIDVVQETFVRFIENINTYSPKGRFKSFIFKTALNIIRDRKRREKRERKVIEEIAYNSGCVSNGDNMKEEMMCIVDSLPDREKEILLLRLEGYKIEEIAEMESCSSRTIKRILKKTINEIKSKLGLGGNI; this is translated from the coding sequence ATGGAAAACGAAGCAGAGTTGATATACCGAATAGTCTGCGGAGACGAGAATGCGTTCGCTGAGTTATATAACAAATATAGCAAGTCACTTATTAGCTTTGTGTATAAGTATACGAGGGATGTGGATATGTCTATTGATGTAGTTCAGGAGACATTCGTAAGGTTTATAGAGAATATCAATACTTACTCACCTAAGGGTCGCTTCAAAAGCTTTATTTTTAAAACAGCCTTGAATATAATTAGAGACAGAAAAAGAAGAGAAAAAAGGGAGAGAAAAGTTATTGAGGAAATAGCCTATAACAGTGGATGTGTGTCTAATGGGGATAACATGAAGGAAGAGATGATGTGCATTGTGGATTCTCTACCAGATAGGGAGAAAGAAATTCTCCTTCTTAGGTTGGAAGGATACAAAATAGAAGAAATTGCCGAAATGGAAAGTTGTAGTTCTAGGACAATTAAGAGAATTTTGAAAAAAACAATAAATGAGATAAAGTCAAAACTAGGGTTAGGAGGGAATATATGA
- the nadB gene encoding L-aspartate oxidase, with product MDSFITTDVLVIGLGIAGGICAYKLGKEGLDVTVLLKETTEDDGSTHYAQGGIVYLGEDDSPEKLYNDIIRAGAEVNNPEIVRLVAYEGPRAVKEILVDEIGVEFVKDDNGTFEFTEEGAHSARRIIFSGDKTGKAIISKIISKLNELKNVKILQKHLAIDLITWQFHSRDRFRMYKDKTCLGAYVLDLSTGKVKNILAKVTVLATGGMGKIYLHNTNPETATGDGYAMAYRIGAELINMEYTQFHPTTLYHPLKKNFLISESVRGEGGVIVNSKGERFLLKYDPRGELAPRDIVTRGIISELTESKEECVFLDASKIGSKDKLRKRFPTIFSTLEEVGIDMSKELIPIVPAFHFQCGGIKTDSFGKTNIKRLMAIGEVACTGLHGANRLASTSLLEGVFFGSRCTKFILENLNKDMFNEFPDVIPWTDTGTEYPDPVLIKQDWDYAKNIMWNYVGPIRTRNRLKRALTDLKNLLNDIEDFYKDVKINRDIIELRNGVQTGFIVALSAWSNRESIGTHYRTD from the coding sequence ATGGATAGTTTTATAACCACTGATGTATTGGTGATTGGGCTAGGGATAGCTGGAGGCATCTGTGCTTACAAGCTTGGAAAGGAAGGTCTTGATGTAACTGTCTTGCTGAAGGAAACAACTGAGGACGATGGTAGCACGCATTATGCTCAGGGAGGAATAGTTTACCTTGGTGAAGATGACTCTCCGGAAAAACTCTACAATGACATAATTCGGGCAGGAGCAGAAGTAAATAATCCCGAGATTGTTAGGCTGGTGGCGTATGAAGGTCCTAGAGCTGTTAAGGAGATTCTAGTGGATGAAATTGGTGTTGAATTCGTTAAGGATGACAACGGAACATTTGAATTCACCGAGGAAGGGGCCCATTCTGCAAGAAGGATAATATTTTCTGGCGATAAAACTGGTAAGGCGATAATCTCTAAAATCATCTCTAAGCTCAACGAACTTAAAAATGTGAAGATCCTACAGAAACATTTGGCAATAGATCTAATAACTTGGCAGTTTCACTCTAGAGACAGGTTTAGGATGTATAAAGATAAAACTTGCTTAGGTGCCTATGTTCTAGATCTATCTACTGGAAAGGTTAAGAACATTTTGGCGAAGGTAACAGTTTTAGCAACAGGTGGAATGGGGAAGATATACCTACACAACACTAATCCAGAGACTGCAACTGGAGATGGGTATGCAATGGCTTACAGGATAGGAGCAGAGCTGATAAATATGGAGTATACACAATTTCATCCTACAACTCTCTACCATCCCCTGAAGAAGAACTTTCTCATATCCGAGTCTGTGCGAGGTGAGGGAGGAGTGATAGTAAACTCCAAGGGTGAAAGGTTTCTTCTCAAGTATGACCCAAGAGGTGAACTTGCACCTAGGGATATAGTAACAAGAGGGATAATATCAGAGCTGACGGAAAGCAAAGAAGAGTGTGTATTCCTTGATGCAAGCAAGATAGGAAGCAAAGACAAACTTAGAAAGAGATTCCCAACTATATTCTCTACTCTTGAAGAGGTTGGCATTGATATGTCAAAAGAGCTTATTCCGATAGTTCCTGCTTTCCACTTTCAATGCGGTGGAATCAAAACCGATAGTTTTGGCAAAACGAACATAAAAAGGCTTATGGCAATCGGAGAAGTTGCATGCACTGGATTACATGGTGCTAACAGACTTGCAAGCACTTCACTACTTGAAGGCGTATTTTTCGGATCCAGATGCACAAAATTTATTCTTGAAAACCTAAACAAAGACATGTTCAACGAGTTTCCCGATGTTATACCATGGACAGACACTGGCACAGAATATCCAGACCCAGTTCTTATAAAACAAGACTGGGACTACGCAAAAAACATCATGTGGAACTACGTAGGGCCTATAAGAACTAGAAATAGGCTAAAGAGGGCACTAACAGACCTCAAAAACCTACTTAACGACATTGAAGATTTCTATAAGGATGTGAAGATAAACAGAGACATAATTGAATTAAGAAATGGTGTACAGACAGGATTCATAGTAGCACTTTCCGCTTGGTCCAACAGAGAAAGTATAGGAACTCACTATAGAACAGACTAA